From Ictalurus punctatus breed USDA103 chromosome 26, Coco_2.0, whole genome shotgun sequence:
atgactaacgtaatttggcctatgtgttacctaatatttatacccctgtgaaacaggaagtcagattCTTATCATgaatttatatactgtatacatttcACATTAAATAACTAAATAGCAGCACAGCTACTTATCACATGCTTACCACTTCCTACAGCACAGGTGGCCAGGAAGTTTTCTGGCAAGGCTGAGTAAATGATCACAGATAACTACAAGCAGATAACTAGTCAAGTGACACGTTTAAAAGAGACAAACTTGGATACATGCTAACATGTACTGGTAAAATGTCTACTCTTGCTTCCTACAGACTGTCAAAATaatgtatgtggtgtgtgttgccTGTTTAAGGGCTAACATAATATGACAGATCTTTTGTGACACGTATTGTCTACTCAGTGTAGGGAAAAATATcattctgcataaatatatacataaattcAGGGATTTGTCAGCATAATCTAATTTCAGTCTATTCGTATTGATCTAAAATGTATGAGTGACTTTCTATTAATGTTATACTGTTACCCCATAACAAAGCTATGAATCCTGTACataagtaaagaaagaaaaaaaagtttacataagTGTATTAGTAAGTAATcaattttatattcttttaaaaatgttagttTCCTTCCtccaaatgtatatatatatatatatatatatatatatatatatatatatatatatatatatatatatatatgtatatatgtgtgtgtgtgtgtgtgtgtgtgtgtgtgtgtgtgtgaatagacgcatttatttgtgttttttaatattATCTGAGGCTGTTAACATCTAGTAAATCATGATTTGAGTCAGAAATTCAAGGTCATCAGGTTTAGGCTGCTAGCTGTGTTGAGTGTTGTGATATTTATGTGCACATTcatatgtataaaaaataaataaataaataaaaaaaaggtagggttttttttttgtgaagaacTGATTGTGAGGTTCTTGTGAAGCCGTCCATTCGTCCGTTCTTCTGGGGGAAATCATTTTGGTTACATAAGTCTAATAGAAATATTACTAAGTCATATTACAAAAAACTAAAACCATTCTAAAACATAAAACCACAGAGAAAAAGGTCTTTAAAGTTTAGTTGATAAGAATTGAAGTATCAGTCGTCTTATATTCCTGGTTTCCCAGAAACTGTGAACTTAATgtacatcaaaatattttagtgtaaaataaatgcactttaattcattcattcatttattcaaactTCAGTAACTTTATCCAGATGACCCATATACAGCATTCTGCAATCACCatctactttacattatatGCAATTAGTGAAGCAAGATTAACCACTGACTACAAATTTGTCTTTAGTTTCATATTTGTTAGTATGAAATTAAACATATGAAACTTGAAACAATATGAAACTTTGATAGCTAATAgccaagctagccagctaaaaCACATGAACCAAATCTAATTTTAGCTAACATTTACTTTACATCAAAGAatgttattgaaaataaattatttgacAGTTAATTAAATGTACTGCATGTTCATGTGTTACATTCTATAAAGTTTGGTCATTTAAAACTAGTTGTTCGGTGTAATTAAGTGTATGTTAGTTACACAGTAAAGGCATGGTGGTACAGCACAGTAACGCAGTAGGTAGCGGTGCCACTTCAGAGCTCCTCCAAGGTCcgcagttcaatcctgagcccAGGTTACTCTCTAAGTGgtgttttacatgttctctctgtgtttcctCCATGTTATTCCAATTTCATCACACCTTTCTAAAACATGCTGTTAGATGGATTGGCTACTCAAAAATTACCcgtaggggtgtgtgtatgcagaTATGTGCGTGATGCCCTGCTATGAGTGGGTTATTCAAAGGAATTTCTTGTCTCAAACccagtgtttgtttatttatttatttatttatttccaaaagGGACAGTGTACATTGATCAACATTCATAATTGTAAATGTACCAAAGTTAGCCCAAAGGCTAATTTTCATCGATAGTCACTTTGCCAGATGTTATTAGGCATTAGTTTTTCCATGTTAGGCTGCGAATCCACTGGGGAAAAATGTtagatgaaaatgaatgaaccgTGTAAAATGTTGCATTACCACATAAGAGTTAAAAATCACATAGAACATGACATGGAACATCTCCAAGATCTGTTGGCTATCTAGTAATTTAGCAAATCTGGCAAAACGAGGCATTTCTTTGTCAATGTTAATATCGTCTTAGTAGCATCATGCATAGCTAAAATATAGAATTAAATTCAATTACTATGAAGTCACTGGTAGAAAACGATATATTCTTAACATTCAATATCACTGCGAAATCTCGGTGATGTTTAGAGAGAACTGGTGAACGGGAGCATGTTTGCAAACTAGCTAACAATGGAAACAGCTATTCAACAGGAACCAGCGAGACTTTCATACTTAATGTTATGTTAGTCGTACATTTAGGCTCAAATTAGGTTCTTGGGTACAGTTTTTGCATGTAGTAAACTATTGTATTGATGTTTAGTTATATATTGTAGATATCATGCCCACAGGAGACATGACCAACCATTTaacattcttttgtttttctgctttGGTTTATACAAGTGAGgtgatgaaaaatgaaaatcacTAATTTGTTAAATTGTAATGATAACTTTGACTTTCTGCCCACTTGTGATATTGATAACATTCAGGGAGATGTCtgaaactataataataataataataataataataataataataataataataataatacattttctaatactaattagtatttattttattgcatgAGTTTGTCATACATATTATTGCATTACAATTAGAAATACTTTTATTCCTGACACATTTACAGCCTTAAAATTAAAGTTAAATCTTACCTTTGTGGACATCACATTTATGTCATGTGATTATAATCGCATAGTATCATCACTAAGGCTTATTAATCGACATGTGGCCCTCTCTATGAACAAGAGTTGGCAACCAGCTGCAGTCAATTTGTCTTGTAAAGCTGCAAATTGGCATACAAAGATTCATCTGCCCAATAGGAAATAATTTGTTGCAAGTGCTGTGATGCAAATGTTTTAACTTACATGTTTACATGAGTAAGCAGATCAAATGACCATtcaatgtgttaatgtgttaataaaacAGATAACCCTTCAACCCTTTAAACACTTTATTGTATTCTGGAGATTAAAAATTAAGGGTGGTCATGATTATGTGTATAATTTTCAATTATATTGGCTAATGACTAAAGCATCATGTCAGAAAATACAAAGTAAACAATCAAAATACTTATTAGTCattatatttttgaaaacagCAAATCATTATATaagtacatactgtatttgcTGTACATTTCAATATGTTGTTaatcacattatttattttggtcaaatagtaaataaaatgaaattaaattaatgaaaaaaaaacagcaatttAGTTATTTGCGATATGAAGCCAGTTTACTCTTTAGCAAAATCATCTACTTGGATCCCCTAGGTTTCAACTGCAATATGGGACATTACAGCATTATAAGATATTTAGGATACATGAACAGTCAGTTTAAAGCTCTTTAAAAAGTTCTATAATTTGTTTGTATATACATTctaacataaaatataaatatgcacACCACAGGAGTATTTCGTTACAGTAGATTACTTTGGGGTTTATTCAACCCAGATGTCCATTTATGGCTTTGCAAATAAAAGGTTGACTCAGTGACAGAAGAGGCCTACTTGTTGAGCAGTGTTTTCAGAGAGCGGGTGAGAGTGTTGATGATTGCTGACATGGTGCTAGAATGGCGATCAAGTGTTTTAACACTTTGGTCCCCAGGAGCACTACCTGAGGCTCCCTCAGCTGCCCGGAGCAAGCACATGTAGTTCATGACCACCTCATCAACCTTAGCCACAACCTCACGCTGCTGCTGGCTTGCTGAAGCACCTAAGCCACGAACCAAGCACATACAGATCTCAGATAAGCAGCAAAGCACCTGAAAACTGGAACTGACTGCTAGCAGCATCTCCTCTGGGCTTCCATGTGCTTGGGCCATCCTGCGGCATGACTGACCAAGTGCTTTAGATTCAATTGCTAGCAGGTGCTTGTACTGTGCCAGCTCCTCTATCTGCATGGGTGGGGTTCCTCTGTCACTTCTACCCACGCTAGAACGCACCACAGCAATCAGCTCACTAACATCTCTTCGAACATCAGAAAAAACAGCGGGGTACACATACGTGTGGTCTTTCAGGGCATTAATGCGAACCAGCCTGTCCCCAAAGGTCATATTGTTTAAAACTTCTGCATACAGCTGCTCTCCTGTTGTGTCTAGAACAGGGCTGATGTTGTATTGGGAAGGTCCTGCTTCATCCAAGCCACAAAGCTGCCTTCTAAAACCATCCCCTATGTCACCTTCATCCTCCACTGTcgggtttttctttttgaagAAACAGTAACTGAATGGACCATTGCATGTCCAGGGATTTATATCCAGCTTCTGCATGGATCTCATCTGCTTTGTATCCTTTTGTACTGGAAAAATGACACCATCTGTTCTGCTGTCCCTGTTGCTCACAGACCAACCCATGGTCTGGGATGCCACTGAACCTTGGGAGTAGCTTTTTGACAGCTTCTTCTTGGAAGGCCTTATTTGTAGTTGTGGCTCAGTTGCTTGCAAATGATCTTGCTGAAATCTACCCAGTGATAGTGCTCTTGATTTCTCAATCAGTGCATCAATACTTTCAGAGTCAGTAGTTATAATACTAGTATTTCTTCTTATTTCTCTGCCATGATTTAGACTATTGGTGTCACACTGATTTAACCCTTGAGAAGTTACATGGTTCTGTCTAAGAGGGACAACTGACTCTTGTGTTGGCCCACTGTAACTGATGCTCTTTGACAGACTTGATTGCAGGGGAGGAGttaatggtggtggtggtggaagagatagtggtggtggtggtggtggaggtggtagAGGGACGGCACAAGTTTTGACGTGCCTTGGTAAACTAGCAGGTGAGTCTCCTTCTCCTCTCAACAGCATTCTGCGGTCTTCTTTGCAAGCTACActagagagacaaaaagaatcATTAAGCGTCTGTTGGACAGCATGTGTCACCTTGCAGTCAGACATTAGCAAGTCTTCTGTGCTTGCATGCGGTATCCCTTCACTGTGGTTCCTATTTAAAGACGGGACCTGATCAAGGCTAAAACTTTGCTCTATCTCACACTCGAGGCCAGAAAATGACCTTCTTCTTTCAGAATGATTAGGCCTTACTTCAAGGTTGTTGACAGGTCTCTGAGCATGCAAATCAGGACTCCTCTTCAATTTAGTAGGCAAAGTGGTTGAGTGGTATATTTTGGGGACTCTTTGAGAAGCTGCACTGGGGTTTGAGTTGGGAAGGAGCGAGGGAGAAGGTGGCATGCAGGGACATTTGATATTAATGTTCCCTTTACCTTTAATGGTGTCTAAAAAGAGTGAAGAGTTTGTGATATGCCTTCTGCTGTCCTTTTTGCATCCCCCTAGTCCTGCCCCCTGATGCATCTGGCTAACTGTTAGATAGTTTATCAACTGCCTATAAGACTCACTCCCCTCCTTTGTGTTAATGCTTCTTACACTGCCACGTTTTGCATGCAGATCACTTAGAAGGTTGCTCCTTCGAGCTGTACCTGTGGTTTCCTTGATTTTGGATGGTCGGGCACTGAGGGATGGATTGGATCCCGGAGGATGTACATTTGGCAGCATCTTCCTCAGGAGAGCAGCATCTGCATGAGGGTGAAGGTCCCTTGATGTGAGGAGTAGGGAGGAGGAGGATCCAGAGAAAGAGCTCTTGCAGTCAGTGGCACAAAATGGGGAGTCCACTGGTGTTGCAGAAGCACTACTTCCTGTACTGCCACCAACATCCAGAGACGAGGACTGGGAACTCTGAAGGGAAATCCGAGCTTCATTTTGCAAAGAAGAAATCCGCTTGGCTAGGTGGTACTCACACAGTCGTGCCACTCCTTGTCGTAATGGTGGAAGGATCTGTTGATCATCCTTATAGATTTCAGTCTGTTCAGTATCCTGAAGGTTCTTTGTTGGGAGACTACAATTACTGCCAGTTAGCTCCTCTCTTGAACCAAGAGATTCTGCAACCTGACTCCCTGTAGGCTCATTTTCTATTGGGGACTGTAGTCCTTGAAATCTTTCACAGAATTCTTTCACAACCAGTTGTCTTCTTCTATTACTTTCTCTTCCACTGAAGGTGTTATACTTGCCTGgtgcatctttatttttttttattcgtctTCCCTCAGTCGCTATTGCTTTCAATCGCTTTCCAGTATTCAAAAGAGTGCTTGAGTGAGACTTGACCAGGTATTTACCCAGGGACTTCTCTGTCTTTGCCTCAGGCTCTGTCTCTGGATTATCAGAAGACGGTACATTATGCTTTGAAGGCACTGCTGTAGACTGAACCGCCAAGTCTTTGCGTCTTGAGGGACTACGTGGTGGCTTAGGAATAGACGCTCTGGCACAAGGGGAGACAGGGAATTCTGTCTTTTCCTCCTGAAGGGGTTGGTAGCCCTCTGTGGTGGCCACAAGAAGACGCATCGCATTCTCAGACAGCCTGTGGCCTGCAGTTTGTTCTGAGCTCTCGGTCATCTCTGAGGAGTTGGTCTCATTTCCTGAATCTGATGAGGACTCCGGACTAAAAGCTCGTGATATGCCAGTTCCTGTAGGTAAAAATTATGGGCAAGTAAGTTTTTGTTGCACTGTTTACTTTCATTGTTCATATTTACTATTTATTGGGTTAATGTTTTTGATAAAGTAAGTCATGGCTTGTTTTAATCCCctattacattttatacatttcagTCCCTTGCACTTTTATATGACCTTTTACACAAATTTATACATTGAGTATTTTTGGTATTTAGATAGTAATTAAGTACACAGCAAAATTTCCAGTACGAAATTAACTTGGCATGTGTTAATGAAAGAATCTAGCAGTTACAGTAATTCCACAGTTGGAATTTTGCTGTATACCTAAAACAGAGTCTAGTAAAACTTTGTGAATGCAGTAATAATATAAAGACCTGCAACGCTGTTAGACTGAGACTGTGTGGTTTCCTCAGATACAGCAAGTGCTTCTAGTGCTTGCAGTGTATCCACAACAGCATGATCCAATATTCTGACACTATTGCCCTCACCATGCGTTGGGACAGCATCAATCAGCGACACAGGAATGCTGTCATTGTCACAGCAACTTTGTAGACGGCTTTTGCTCTCTGCTCCTTCCTCATCTGAACTGTCCCTGAAACCAGGCGGAGGTGCAGCAATGGCCATGTTGAGGGAAAGAAGAAttgcatcattttcatcctcatcatcatctcccTCTGGAGGTGGAAGGGCGGTTAAATCTATGATATCGTCGCTGGAACCAGAAAGGGTGAGAAAAGTTATCTTGCTTGTTGGCAGCCCGACTTCACCCTCTCCAGGTATTGCAGGTGTGTCCTCTTCACAGCTAgcttcatcctcatcctccacaTCATCCGTGGTCTCAGCATAGCATAAATCACGTAAGAGAGGTTCTTCGATACCTTCAGTGTTGTCAAAGATTTTCCCCTCACCAATGTTGCTATAGACTACATGAGGCCTAATCTGAAACGTTGCACCATCTGGAGTGCCAAAGCCCACATCACTGCTGGAAATGAAATCAGGCCGTTCAAGCAACTCAGGACTCTCATCCATGAGGCGCTGATAACCCAGGTTCCGAGGGTTTACAGCATGTAAAAGTGGATCTCTGAATATAAAGGACACCTTAGCACTCCTGGGAGAGTCCTGGGGTTGATGCCTTACAGGTGGAAGAGGTGGAAGTTGGGGGCTTTTGCTTCTTAGTTGTGACCTCTCTTCACTGAGGCCTGGATAAGGGGGTGGCAGGGGCTCTGGAACATAAGGAGAGCTTATGCTGTCCTCTCTTGCTTTTTCCTGTGGGTAATCTGCTTCGGGCCGATAAGAAGATATGCTCTCTTGATTGTTGAGATCTTCACAGGTACCCAAAGAGGTACTGTACGGCCACTCAAGTTCTCTAGCATCCTGGCCTGAAATGGATAGAAACATCTTGTCAATCTCATTTAGAAAGCTTGTTGCCCATCAAAAGTTTAAAGACCTCtaacatttatcatttaataataataataaaaaaaatgagtaTTTCATTTCTATTGTGCAATAACAATTGTTTAAGAAAATAACCTGAAACTAATTAATCTGTGCATTTTGCATAAACTTTTGATTGTTtttgcacaaacaaatgaaagcaGTGTATCTACTCTGAGCTTGAAATAAATTCATCCATAGGCACTTACCACTGTCTATTTCTCCGCTGCTGTTGCTGTGGGCCATATTGAAAATGGAGCGACGTGAGTCCACTAGAAGACGATAGTACCCAGCTGTTAGGCAAGCCAGGTTCATGGCATCACTGGACTCCATTATTAACGTGATAGGCTGTTTCAGAAAGAAATTTGGAATGACATTAAAACCTATTCATGACTCAAAGACAATTTGAAACCACTTGTCTTGATCATACTGTATATCGAAATTAAATAGCATAGTAGTAGTGTTTAATTGATCAGCAGACCACATTGCACATTTTTAATAGTATACCTTGACGTCCAAAACATGTAGTTCTACCCGCACATTGACCTCATCCTCTGTGAGTATCTCAATGCGATTAACATGGCTGAAGTCTGCCAGCAGGGCCACTAGATTTGTCTTGACATTGATAACATGACTGATACCATACCTCGGTCCTACAAGTAATGTAACACCTGTTTCCTTATCCCCTTGCTATACATGAAAAGGaagccaacaaaaaaaaaaaaaatcaagaaagtGTAATAACAGtgagcacatactgtatgttaaaaTTCACTTTAAAGTTGCACGGTAATCATAATGAACTTACCAGTAGAAGAGATTTAAACACTCGTCCTCCATACAATCTCAAATCACTGAGATACTTCAAATAGTGAACCTTTGCTTGCAATATGGTTAACTGCAAAACAATATTAAAGTTCTCATTACTCAAGAAATCTGTGGATTTCTTATCACAGTGGTCTTGAAGAGAGGATTAGATTAACAAGATAATAATAGATACATGTATTATTAGAGCTCATTTTAAGGCAGACGACATCTCAATGCATATTTAATGATTTCTGTGTGAACGAATATCCACGTAAGAAACATCTCACCTTTGTTGGCAACGATGCTTTCAAAAGGTTTGTGAATGTTTGTTGCCTTGCCTTTGTACCACTAGATGCCTCTCTTCTAACATTTTACCAAACCTCACACAGCATActcacagcaaaatccccagtgttgaattaacacctagagTGTTTTAGAGATTTTACTCTATCAGTGTTCATTCGTGTCCATTTGGACACATAAAAGCACTgaaggtgttaattcaacacggGGGATTTTGCTTTGGAAGATGAGACACTGGACTGATAGGAGTTTCTGAAGAatcttttatttacagttgATTGTAGAATCTGGTCCCTGATCAGTATAAACAGATACTAAGGGATACCCACCTTCTTCCCAGGGGCTactagattctgattggttttCAGGATGTGAGTCAGAGCttttttgatgtttttctcCTTCATGCTGGAGAACACCGAGGGGGGTAGGAAATGTGCCAAACCCCACTGCTTCCTGTGGGACAGCATATGTGCACTGTGAGGACACTTGGCAGACTGAATATGGCAAACgcttttttgtttcttgtttaagtCCAAATCTGAATAGCTGAATGGGTTATATATCTATAGACTATTTTTCTGGTAATAATTGTCCATTATaatctataattttttttttttttaattgtagtcGGTAACACTTTCCATCAAGGCCTTATTTATAATGAACTATAAATACattcataatgtgttataatacatttataacacaTGATACATATAGTTGTAAATGCATTGAACTTCATAGCAATGTCTATTTTGcattatgaattattaatataatgtagtataaGTAATCTACATAACACATTGCCAGTGCAGAGTGCATACTGTATTACGTTCATATAGACACTGAGGAAACAGGAATCGCATACCTCTTTTTAAACATGTGTTGTAGCGTGTATGTGCGACAACATTTAAATGTGCTCGAATATTTATagattattataaacatgcaCTACTGTAtgtgaccaaaagtatgtggacacctgtccatcacacctgtatgtggttcttccacaaactgtcgccacaaagttggaagcacacaactgtataggacGTCTCTGAATGCTATATTATTACAATCTCCCTTTACTAGAACTAAGAGGCTCATACCTGGTCCAGcaatgacaatgcccctgtacacaaagcaagctccgtgaacacatggtttgccaaagttggagtggaagaactcgagcatactgcacagagccctgacctcaaccccactgaacacttttgcaTAATTTAAACAGCCTGCTCAGAAAATCGACTTAATCCATCTCTGAATATATGTAACTTTCCCCACCTAAATATTGACACAACCTTTGGACTTGAATCACCAACTTTGAATACGATTCACCCAGCccatcccccctcccccacatatacacaaactaaATAAGATTGTCTGAATACTTGTGCAATATTTTTGAATGGACATTCAACATGACTGACACAAGTACAGATGCCTAATCTGTCCTGATTGATTAGGTACTGAtagtccattttatttattttctctccatttccAAAGAGTCTGGGGTGCCACAAAGACCAGGTTTTCTGAGCACATATAGAACTGCTGGAAAGTAAGAAAAACTTACTTATAAAAAAGAATTCACTCACCCCACCTTTAAGATACGAGCTGACATTTGAAACTTAATGAAGTAATTCATGATAATACTGCCACTGTACTATAGTCCTAAAATGCCTGATTTATGAAAGTTACCCTGATGGAATGCAAGAGTTGGCAAATTAAAAGCTATAAATCACAGCGTCTCTCAGTCACACAGTTCCTGCTGTAAACACTCCTCCTTTTAATTAGGTCTGACAGTAGACTGATGGATAAAGGGATCAAGCTTCACTTAGGCTGTTCGCTCTCAGTTCTGAAGTGCGAGGCAGTCAAGTGAAGGCTTACTCACTGGATGTACTTCATTGAGAACTTCTGTGTCGGCCGTGTGGTGAGGCTGAGGACGTACATCTGCAGAGCAGCGAGACGAAGAGCGGCGTCATACTTCAGTTCAGGGCCAAAG
This genomic window contains:
- the LOC108259089 gene encoding FERM and PDZ domain-containing protein 4 isoform X4, with protein sequence MDVFGFSKMAKLSGHKNKSTGWPPPSGSWSGMQGATSYEWDATSARDTRDCFINQASQSGSLEEMRVEGVQLLPPAPRRVEMRRDPVLGFGFVAGSEKPVVVRSVTPGGPSEGKLIPGDEIIMINEEEVATVPRERVIDLVRSCKESILLTVVQPYPSPKSAFISAAKKAKLKSNPVKVRFAEEVIINGQLPDTVKDNALLFMPNVLKVYLENGQTKSFRFDNSTSIKDVIMTLQEKLSIKCIEHFSLMLEQRAEDLGSRLLLLHEQEMLTLVTQRPGSHKMKCFFRISFVPKDPVDLLRRDGVAFEYLYVQSCNDVVRERFGPELKYDAALRLAALQMYVLSLTTRPTQKFSMKYIQKQWGLAHFLPPSVFSSMKEKNIKKALTHILKTNQNLVAPGKKLTILQAKVHYLKYLSDLRLYGGRVFKSLLLQGDKETGVTLLVGPRYGISHVINVKTNLVALLADFSHVNRIEILTEDEVNVRVELHVLDVKPITLIMESSDAMNLACLTAGYYRLLVDSRRSIFNMAHSNSSGEIDSGQDARELEWPYSTSLGTCEDLNNQESISSYRPEADYPQEKAREDSISSPYVPEPLPPPYPGLSEERSQLRSKSPQLPPLPPVRHQPQDSPRSAKVSFIFRDPLLHAVNPRNLGYQRLMDESPELLERPDFISSSDVGFGTPDGATFQIRPHVVYSNIGEGKIFDNTEGIEEPLLRDLCYAETTDDVEDEDEASCEEDTPAIPGEGEVGLPTSKITFLTLSGSSDDIIDLTALPPPEGDDDEDENDAILLSLNMAIAAPPPGFRDSSDEEGAESKSRLQSCCDNDSIPVSLIDAVPTHGEGNSVRILDHAVVDTLQALEALAVSEETTQSQSNSVAGTGISRAFSPESSSDSGNETNSSEMTESSEQTAGHRLSENAMRLLVATTEGYQPLQEEKTEFPVSPCARASIPKPPRSPSRRKDLAVQSTAVPSKHNVPSSDNPETEPEAKTEKSLGKYLVKSHSSTLLNTGKRLKAIATEGRRIKKNKDAPGKYNTFSGRESNRRRQLVVKEFCERFQGLQSPIENEPTGSQVAESLGSREELTGSNCSLPTKNLQDTEQTEIYKDDQQILPPLRQGVARLCEYHLAKRISSLQNEARISLQSSQSSSLDVGGSTGSSASATPVDSPFCATDCKSSFSGSSSSLLLTSRDLHPHADAALLRKMLPNVHPPGSNPSLSARPSKIKETTGTARRSNLLSDLHAKRGSVRSINTKEGSESYRQLINYLTVSQMHQGAGLGGCKKDSRRHITNSSLFLDTIKGKGNINIKCPCMPPSPSLLPNSNPSAASQRVPKIYHSTTLPTKLKRSPDLHAQRPVNNLEVRPNHSERRRSFSGLECEIEQSFSLDQVPSLNRNHSEGIPHASTEDLLMSDCKVTHAVQQTLNDSFCLSSVACKEDRRMLLRGEGDSPASLPRHVKTCAVPLPPPPPPPPLSLPPPPPLTPPLQSSLSKSISYSGPTQESVVPLRQNHVTSQGLNQCDTNSLNHGREIRRNTSIITTDSESIDALIEKSRALSLGRFQQDHLQATEPQLQIRPSKKKLSKSYSQGSVASQTMGWSVSNRDSRTDGVIFPVQKDTKQMRSMQKLDINPWTCNGPFSYCFFKKKNPTVEDEGDIGDGFRRQLCGLDEAGPSQYNISPVLDTTGEQLYAEVLNNMTFGDRLVRINALKDHTYVYPAVFSDVRRDVSELIAVVRSSVGRSDRGTPPMQIEELAQYKHLLAIESKALGQSCRRMAQAHGSPEEMLLAVSSSFQVLCCLSEICMCLVRGLGASASQQQREVVAKVDEVVMNYMCLLRAAEGASGSAPGDQSVKTLDRHSSTMSAIINTLTRSLKTLLNK
- the LOC108259089 gene encoding FERM and PDZ domain-containing protein 4 isoform X6, with product MCVTFIPPGLDDPAKSINRGDALRAREKPGLTKENEKGKKDKRFSKDQGMDLSRDELGVFTIIHHKNKSTGWPPPSGSWSGMQGATSYEWDATSARDTRDCFINQASQSGSLEEMRVEGVQLLPPAPRRVEMRRDPVLGFGFVAGSEKPVVVRSVTPGGPSEGKLIPGDEIIMINEEEVATVPRERVIDLVRSCKESILLTVVQPYPSPKSAFISAAKKAKLKSNPVKVRFAEEVIINGQLPDTVKDNALLFMPNVLKVYLENGQTKSFRFDNSTSIKDVIMTLQEKLSIKCIEHFSLMLEQRAEDLGSRLLLLHEQEMLTLVTQRPGSHKMKCFFRISFVPKDPVDLLRRDGVAFEYLYVQSCNDVVRERFGPELKYDAALRLAALQMYVLSLTTRPTQKFSMKYIQKQWGLAHFLPPSVFSSMKEKNIKKALTHILKTNQNLVAPGKKLTILQAKVHYLKYLSDLRLYGGRVFKSLLLQGDKETGVTLLVGPRYGISHVINVKTNLVALLADFSHVNRIEILTEDEVNVRVELHVLDVKPITLIMESSDAMNLACLTAGYYRLLVDSRRSIFNMAHSNSSGEIDSGQDARELEWPYSTSLGTCEDLNNQESISSYRPEADYPQEKAREDSISSPYVPEPLPPPYPGLSEERSQLRSKSPQLPPLPPVRHQPQDSPRSAKVSFIFRDPLLHAVNPRNLGYQRLMDESPELLERPDFISSSDVGFGTPDGATFQIRPHVVYSNIGEGKIFDNTEGIEEPLLRDLCYAETTDDVEDEDEASCEEDTPAIPGEGEVGLPTSKITFLTLSGSSDDIIDLTALPPPEGDDDEDENDAILLSLNMAIAAPPPGFRDSSDEEGAESKSRLQSCCDNDSIPVSLIDAVPTHGEGNSVRILDHAVVDTLQALEALAVSEETTQSQSNSVAGTGISRAFSPESSSDSGNETNSSEMTESSEQTAGHRLSENAMRLLVATTEGYQPLQEEKTEFPVSPCARASIPKPPRSPSRRKDLAVQSTAVPSKHNVPSSDNPETEPEAKTEKSLGKYLVKSHSSTLLNTGKRLKAIATEGRRIKKNKDAPGKYNTFSGRESNRRRQLVVKEFCERFQGLQSPIENEPTGSQVAESLGSREELTGSNCSLPTKNLQDTEQTEIYKDDQQILPPLRQGVARLCEYHLAKRISSLQNEARISLQSSQSSSLDVGGSTGSSASATPVDSPFCATDCKSSFSGSSSSLLLTSRDLHPHADAALLRKMLPNVHPPGSNPSLSARPSKIKETTV